In one window of Microbacterium sp. PM5 DNA:
- a CDS encoding amidohydrolase family protein, protein MTGSLTLTGAARIVERFDDPARDRGGDLVIRGGRVTTAASAPSPDESVDTLDADGGIVTPGLVNAHHHLLQSGFRTLPGTRGVPMREWLPAMAAAYADARINASLVGATAGVGVAESLLSGVTTVADHQLNWPDPARSDDPVGDTVAIARAIADAAAALGARLVFVRGSARDAPDAAAASADAIVRALLPEGAASSPGGTSADGMLQLAVGPAGVHSDSEETFRALGDVARRHGLRRRTQANEQVDTEIALARYGRRPLDLLEEWGWLEPGVTIAHLCDVTDDEIVRLAAAGITATHAPGCDVPMGWGIAPVRRLQEAGITVGLGTSGGGSNDAGHLLADARLAMQVSGMVGTALPARDVLAMATSGGASGLGRADLGILTPGAAGDLCVWDVSGVADAGVADPVAGLLWAHPGRRPRHVVVAGRVVVRDYRLVTADEDALTGALRERVGR, encoded by the coding sequence ATGACCGGATCACTCACCCTCACCGGCGCCGCCCGCATCGTGGAACGCTTCGACGACCCCGCCCGCGACCGCGGCGGCGACCTCGTGATCCGAGGCGGACGGGTCACCACCGCGGCATCCGCACCGTCACCGGACGAAAGCGTCGACACCCTCGACGCGGACGGCGGCATCGTCACCCCCGGCCTCGTCAACGCGCATCACCACCTGCTGCAGTCGGGCTTTCGCACCCTTCCCGGCACCCGCGGCGTGCCGATGCGCGAGTGGCTGCCGGCCATGGCCGCCGCCTACGCCGACGCCCGCATCAATGCGTCCCTGGTCGGTGCGACCGCCGGGGTCGGCGTGGCCGAGTCGCTGCTGAGCGGGGTGACGACGGTCGCCGACCATCAGCTCAACTGGCCCGACCCGGCGCGCAGCGACGACCCCGTCGGCGACACCGTGGCCATCGCGCGGGCGATCGCCGATGCCGCCGCGGCACTCGGCGCCCGGCTCGTGTTCGTCCGCGGCTCGGCGCGCGACGCGCCGGATGCCGCGGCGGCGAGCGCAGACGCCATCGTGCGCGCCCTGCTCCCCGAGGGTGCGGCATCCTCTCCGGGCGGCACGAGCGCCGACGGCATGCTGCAGCTCGCCGTCGGTCCCGCCGGCGTGCACTCCGACAGCGAGGAGACCTTCCGCGCGTTGGGCGACGTCGCCCGACGCCACGGGCTGCGCCGGCGCACCCAGGCGAACGAGCAGGTCGACACCGAGATCGCCCTGGCCCGCTACGGCCGGCGCCCCCTGGACCTCCTCGAGGAATGGGGCTGGCTCGAGCCGGGGGTGACGATCGCGCACCTGTGCGACGTCACCGACGACGAGATCGTGCGACTCGCCGCCGCCGGCATCACCGCGACCCACGCTCCGGGCTGCGACGTGCCGATGGGCTGGGGCATCGCTCCGGTGCGCCGCCTGCAGGAGGCCGGCATCACGGTGGGACTGGGCACCTCCGGCGGCGGCTCCAACGACGCCGGGCACCTGCTCGCCGATGCGCGTCTGGCGATGCAGGTGTCGGGCATGGTCGGCACCGCCCTCCCGGCCCGTGACGTGCTCGCCATGGCCACCTCGGGTGGCGCGAGCGGCCTCGGACGCGCCGACCTCGGCATTCTGACTCCGGGAGCGGCGGGCGATCTCTGCGTCTGGGATGTCTCCGGGGTCGCCGACGCCGGAGTGGCCGACCCGGTCGCGGGCCTGCTCTGGGCCCATCCGGGACGCCGCCCTCGCCATGTCGTGGTCGCGGGACGCGTCGTCGTCCGCGACTACCGGCTGGTCACCGCCGACGAAGACGCCCTCACCGGGGCCCTCCGGGAGCGCGTCGGCCGGTGA
- a CDS encoding ABC transporter ATP-binding protein: MSTTIDSTAAPSTAATAVDATTAPTLAFTDVAKVFATGTRALEGVSIDVRPGEFVSVVGPSGCGKSTLLRLAAGLDDATEGVVDVRADTTSFVFQEATLLEWRTAQRNVELVGELAGVGAAERRRRAAEALDLVGLKGFENQHPRALSGGMRMRVSIARALVAEPQLALFDEPFGALDEITRLKMQTELQRLFQLKGFAAMFITHSISEAVYLSSRVLVMSGRPGRIVDDIELPWSYPRSPELRYEPEFGRIVGHLSHALEAHS, translated from the coding sequence ATGAGCACCACCATCGACTCGACCGCCGCCCCGTCCACCGCCGCGACAGCGGTGGACGCCACCACCGCGCCGACGCTCGCCTTCACCGACGTCGCCAAGGTCTTCGCCACCGGGACGCGCGCCCTGGAGGGCGTGTCGATCGACGTCCGTCCCGGCGAGTTCGTGTCGGTGGTCGGCCCCTCCGGCTGCGGAAAGTCGACCCTGCTGCGCCTGGCCGCCGGCCTCGACGACGCCACCGAGGGCGTGGTCGACGTCCGCGCCGACACGACGAGCTTCGTCTTCCAGGAGGCGACCCTGCTCGAGTGGCGGACGGCCCAGCGCAACGTCGAGCTGGTCGGCGAGCTCGCCGGTGTCGGGGCGGCCGAGCGCCGCCGTCGCGCCGCGGAGGCCCTCGATCTGGTCGGCCTGAAGGGCTTCGAGAACCAGCACCCGCGGGCGCTGTCCGGCGGCATGCGCATGCGCGTCTCGATCGCGCGCGCGCTGGTCGCCGAGCCGCAACTCGCCCTGTTCGACGAGCCGTTCGGCGCCCTCGACGAGATCACCCGTCTGAAGATGCAGACCGAGCTGCAACGCCTGTTCCAGCTCAAAGGGTTCGCCGCGATGTTCATCACGCACTCGATCTCCGAAGCCGTCTACCTCTCCAGCCGCGTGCTCGTGATGAGCGGTCGCCCCGGCCGCATCGTCGACGACATCGAGCTGCCCTGGTCCTACCCCCGATCCCCCGAGTTGCGCTACGAACCCGAGTTCGGACGCATCGTCGGACACCTCTCGCACGCTTTGGAGGCGCACTCGTGA
- a CDS encoding ABC transporter permease, producing the protein MSQNLALKAPASLADTSASGSPASSAADAAASAETTTASMAARRPRARSAGSVARGAWSRAMPIVAALIGIIAIWYAVSYLLLSESRRFLLPPPHQVLAETIGNDKVIGPMIAALGQTITVALIGLAIAVLIGMGWAIVMSQWTLAEKILYPYAVILQTIPILALTPLIGIWMGYGLPARIVVCVIIAVFPMISNTLFGLQSATPAAHDLFTLQKATKWQRMTKLMLPAAIPSIFTGLRQSAGLAVIGAIVGDFFFQQGSQGIGGLLRTYTLRLNMEPLFLAIIFTALFGVIVFSIFAALDRVVVGRLFGVATR; encoded by the coding sequence GTGAGCCAGAACCTCGCCCTGAAGGCCCCGGCCTCGCTCGCCGACACGTCCGCGTCCGGCTCGCCCGCTTCATCGGCGGCGGATGCCGCGGCATCCGCCGAGACGACGACCGCCTCGATGGCCGCCCGTCGCCCCCGCGCCCGCAGCGCCGGGTCGGTCGCCCGCGGCGCCTGGTCGCGGGCCATGCCGATCGTCGCGGCGCTGATCGGCATCATCGCGATCTGGTACGCGGTGTCGTACCTGCTGCTCAGCGAGAGCCGCCGCTTCCTGCTGCCACCTCCCCACCAGGTGCTGGCCGAGACGATCGGCAACGACAAGGTGATCGGCCCGATGATCGCCGCACTCGGTCAGACCATCACGGTCGCCCTCATCGGCCTCGCGATCGCCGTCCTCATCGGCATGGGGTGGGCGATCGTCATGTCGCAGTGGACCCTCGCCGAGAAGATCCTCTACCCGTACGCCGTGATCCTGCAGACGATCCCGATCCTCGCGCTCACGCCGCTGATCGGCATCTGGATGGGCTACGGGCTTCCCGCCCGCATCGTGGTCTGCGTCATCATCGCGGTGTTCCCGATGATCTCCAACACGCTGTTCGGCCTGCAGTCGGCCACGCCCGCCGCCCACGACCTGTTCACGCTGCAGAAGGCCACGAAGTGGCAGCGGATGACGAAGCTCATGCTGCCCGCGGCCATCCCGTCGATCTTCACGGGCCTGCGCCAATCGGCCGGCCTCGCCGTCATCGGCGCCATCGTCGGAGACTTCTTCTTCCAGCAGGGCAGCCAGGGCATCGGTGGGCTGCTGCGCACCTACACGCTGCGCCTGAACATGGAGCCGCTGTTCCTCGCGATCATCTTCACGGCTCTGTTCGGTGTGATCGTCTTCTCGATCTTCGCCGCGCTGGACCGCGTCGTCGTCGGTCGGCTGTTCGGCGTCGCCACGCGCTGA
- a CDS encoding amidohydrolase family protein — MDAELLQPGQRIAALTGLTACGEIGDRLAFSGGVVVDADASQLAGGAGGETVDATGWIALPPLADLHAHLDKGYTWTSFGQPEGSLDDAIACWIDHGEHHSSDDIKTGARRHLVAALHAGVTAVRSHTNYHLGDDPLRGVRALIELRDEFAGIVDLQIVASPGASDGPDDLGRAAVALGIDLIGGFPHLAEDPRADLERNAAFAEEFGLGMDLHTDETLDAASTGLAELAARTRHWPAGVIRSAGHCVSLSMQDAETRARTLAAVAEAGVSIITNPLTNLYLQGWQHPVATPRGIPPLREILAAGITLAAGGDNVQDPFNPLGNADMVDVASELVVAGHLTPAEAWHVSSHGGRAAFGLPPARGRVGDVADVVLVRAAHTAEALAERAPDRIVIRDGRVIAVRRRVVSSVLDLRAVPTPPSAPTSEGALL; from the coding sequence ATGGACGCCGAACTCCTGCAGCCGGGCCAGCGCATCGCCGCCCTGACCGGCCTCACTGCCTGCGGCGAGATCGGCGACCGCCTGGCCTTCTCGGGCGGCGTCGTGGTCGACGCCGATGCGTCCCAGCTCGCGGGCGGCGCCGGCGGCGAGACGGTCGATGCGACGGGCTGGATCGCCCTGCCGCCCCTGGCGGATCTGCACGCCCACCTCGACAAGGGCTACACCTGGACCTCGTTCGGCCAGCCCGAGGGATCGCTCGACGACGCGATCGCGTGCTGGATCGACCACGGCGAGCACCACTCCTCCGACGACATCAAGACCGGCGCCCGGCGGCACCTGGTGGCCGCGCTGCACGCCGGTGTCACGGCCGTGCGCTCGCACACGAACTACCACCTGGGCGACGACCCCCTCCGCGGAGTGCGCGCCCTCATCGAGCTGCGCGACGAGTTCGCCGGCATCGTCGACCTGCAGATCGTCGCCAGCCCCGGCGCGTCCGACGGCCCCGACGACCTCGGACGCGCCGCGGTGGCCCTCGGCATCGACCTCATCGGCGGTTTTCCCCACCTCGCCGAGGACCCCCGCGCCGATCTGGAGCGCAACGCCGCCTTCGCCGAAGAGTTCGGCCTCGGCATGGACCTGCACACCGACGAGACGCTCGACGCGGCATCCACGGGTCTCGCCGAGCTCGCCGCCCGCACGCGGCACTGGCCTGCCGGCGTGATCCGCTCGGCGGGGCACTGCGTGAGCCTGTCCATGCAGGATGCCGAGACCCGCGCCCGCACCCTCGCCGCCGTCGCCGAGGCCGGCGTCTCGATCATCACCAACCCGCTGACCAACCTCTACCTGCAGGGCTGGCAGCACCCGGTCGCGACGCCCCGCGGCATCCCGCCGCTGCGCGAGATCCTCGCCGCCGGCATCACGCTGGCCGCCGGCGGCGACAACGTGCAGGACCCGTTCAACCCGCTCGGCAACGCCGACATGGTCGATGTCGCCTCCGAGCTCGTCGTCGCCGGTCACCTCACGCCCGCCGAAGCCTGGCACGTCAGCTCGCACGGCGGCCGCGCCGCATTCGGACTGCCCCCGGCGCGAGGACGCGTCGGCGACGTCGCCGACGTCGTGCTCGTACGCGCCGCGCACACCGCCGAGGCCCTCGCCGAGCGCGCGCCCGACCGCATCGTCATCCGCGACGGGCGCGTGATCGCCGTCCGCCGCCGCGTGGTCAGCAGCGTGCTCGACCTGCGCGCCGTGCCGACTCCGCCCTCCGCCCCGACCTCCGAGGGAGCACTGCTATGA
- a CDS encoding PDR/VanB family oxidoreductase, whose product MSYFSDVERDLVVAARTVLADGIVALDLVAHNGRDLPVWEPGSHVDLIFSDARVPAAERVERQYSLCGDAADRSTWRVAVLREDEGRGGSVRVHEEVQVGQRLRVRGPRNHFAYEIVPAVTHRFVAGGIGITPLLGMVRAAARAGAEWTLDYAGRSLSTMAFVDELRALDGGAGRVRLYPADSGARLDVAGLVDAAGDGGPVYACGPARLIAALEDGFEAAGRAAALHVERFEAIEYGEPVWPDPFEVELALSGDIVTVQPGQSVLEAIEEQSPTTMVLSSCRRGTCGTCEVPVLEGEIEHRDSVLTPLEREQSAVMMVCVSRAACPRIVLDA is encoded by the coding sequence ATGAGCTACTTCAGTGACGTCGAACGCGACCTCGTGGTCGCCGCCCGCACCGTGCTGGCCGATGGGATCGTGGCGCTGGACCTCGTCGCGCACAACGGTCGCGATCTGCCGGTCTGGGAGCCGGGGTCGCACGTCGATCTGATCTTCTCCGACGCGCGCGTGCCCGCGGCCGAGCGCGTCGAACGGCAGTACTCGCTCTGCGGCGACGCGGCCGACCGCTCCACCTGGCGGGTCGCGGTGCTGCGCGAAGACGAGGGACGGGGCGGATCGGTGCGGGTGCACGAGGAGGTGCAGGTGGGGCAGCGCCTGCGCGTGCGCGGACCGCGCAACCACTTCGCGTACGAGATCGTTCCCGCCGTCACCCACCGCTTCGTCGCCGGGGGCATCGGGATCACGCCGCTTCTCGGCATGGTCCGGGCGGCGGCGCGGGCCGGAGCGGAGTGGACCCTCGACTACGCCGGACGGTCGCTGTCGACGATGGCATTCGTCGACGAGCTGCGCGCGCTCGACGGCGGCGCGGGGCGGGTGCGTCTGTACCCCGCCGACAGCGGGGCACGTCTGGATGTGGCCGGGCTGGTGGATGCCGCGGGTGACGGCGGTCCGGTCTACGCGTGCGGACCCGCCCGGCTGATCGCCGCCCTCGAGGACGGTTTCGAAGCCGCCGGCCGCGCCGCAGCGCTGCACGTCGAGCGGTTCGAGGCGATCGAGTACGGCGAGCCCGTCTGGCCGGACCCGTTCGAGGTCGAGCTCGCCCTGTCGGGCGACATCGTGACCGTGCAGCCCGGGCAGTCGGTGCTGGAGGCGATCGAGGAGCAGAGCCCCACGACGATGGTGCTCTCCAGCTGCCGTCGCGGGACGTGCGGCACCTGCGAGGTGCCCGTCCTGGAGGGCGAGATCGAGCACCGCGACTCCGTGCTCACGCCGCTCGAGCGCGAGCAGAGCGCGGTCATGATGGTGTGCGTCTCGCGCGCAGCGTGCCCGCGGATCGTGCTCGACGCCTGA